A DNA window from Arachis duranensis cultivar V14167 chromosome 3, aradu.V14167.gnm2.J7QH, whole genome shotgun sequence contains the following coding sequences:
- the LOC107480760 gene encoding uncharacterized protein LOC107480760 produces MDPEAVATLQLVKEPIGVVSVCGRARQGKSFILNQLLGRSSGFQVASTHKPCTKGLWLWSTPLKRTALDGTEYNLLLLDSEGIDAYDQTGTYSTQIFSLAVLLSSMFVYNQMGGIDEAALDRLSLVTQMTKHIRVRASGGKASVSELGQFSPIFVWLLRDFYLDLTEDNRKITPRDYLELALRPVQGSGKDIAAKNEIRDSIRALFPDRECFTLVRPLNNENDLQRLDQISLDKLRPEFRAGLDAFTKFVFERTRPKQVGATMMTGPVLVGITESYLDALNHGAVPTISSSWQSVEEAECRRAYDSATEAYMSSFDRSKPPEEIAMREAHDEAVQKSMAAFNANAVGVGSARKKYEGLLQKFFKKAFEDYKRNAFMEADIQCSNAIQSMEKRLRAACNASGATIDNVAKVLDALFSEYEKTVQGPAKWQKLSVFLQQSFEGPVLDLVKRLTDKVESEKNSVALQCRMIEDKMALLNKRLEAVENEKSEYIRRYEDAMNDKKKLTDEYMNRITDLQANRRSQEERYSSLLKSLESAKQESVEWKRKCEQAILKQKAEEDQASSEIAALKSRSSAAEARLAAAKEQAQSAQEEAEEWKRKCDSAMRDAKNALEKAAIAQERTNKQTQLREDALREEFSDTLAEKEDEIKQKTAKIEHAEKCLTTLKLELKAAESKIRSYEGEISSLRTEINELTENLKTENAKAQSYERDAIVYQQEKEHLQEKYHSEFKRFEELQERCKTAEKEAARATEVADKARSEAGMAQKEKSEMQRLAMERLAHIERAERKIEGLEREKDNLQNELQRIKDSEKDALSTVAKLEEKVQQREKDLEMLLDKDKTHRRNNAQILEQLLETERQAHTQANDRAEALSLQLQSAQAKIDSLHLELTKYRLNESAFDGKMKAPSHGKRMRVDDEFGVDSVQDMDASPQTVRGNKRSKSTHTQPEDGGSIFEGSEENYSQHTNQEDYKKLTVAQLKQELTKHNYGDQLLKLTKPNRKDILALYEKCILQKS; encoded by the exons ATGGATCCGGAAGCGGTTGCGACCTTGCAACTCGTCAAGGAGCCCATCGGTGTCGTCTCCGTCTGCGGACGAGCCCGCCAGGGCAAGAGCTTCATTTTGAACCAG CTTTTAGGAAGGAGTAGTGGATTTCAAGTAGCCTCAACGCATAAGCCATGTACCAAAGGGCTTTGGTTGTGGAGTACACCTTTGAAGAGGACTGCTCTTGATGGAACAGAGTACAATCTCCTGCTCTTAGACAGTGAAGGAATTGATGCATATGATCAAACG GGGACATACAGCACACAGATATTCTCATTGGCTGTACTTTTGTCTAGCATGTTCGTATATAACCAG ATGGGTGGTATAGACGAGGCTGCTCTTGATCGTCTTTCTCTTGTTACTCAAATGACAAAGCACATTCGTGTTAGAGCATCTGGAGGAAAAGCTTCTGTATCAGAACTTGGACAGTTTTCCCCTATATTCGTTTGGCTTTTAAGG GACTTCTATTTGGACCTAACAGAAgataacagaaaaattacacccCGCGATTATCTGGAACTTGCTTTAAGGCCAGTCCAAGGGAGTGGAAAGGATATAGCTGCTAAGAATGAG ATTCGAGATTCTATTCGAGCTTTATTCCCAGACAGGGAATGTTTCACCCTTGTGCGACCTTTGAACAATGAAAATGATCTACAGCGACTGGACCAAATATCG TTGGACAAACTAAGACCTGAATTTCGAGCTGGCCTTGATGCTTTCACTAAGTTTGTATTTGAGAGAACAAGGCCCAAACAAGTTGGGGCAACTATGATGACAGGACCTGTATTGGTTGGTATTACTGAATCGTATTTGGATGCGCTCAACCATGGTGCTGTTCCTACAATTTCTTCCTCCTGGCAG AGTGTTGAAGAAGCGGAGTGTCGCAGGGCATATGATTCTGCTACTGAAGCTTATATGTCTTCTTTTGACCGTTCAAAACCACCTGAGGAG ATTGCTATGAGAGAAGCGCATGATGAAGCAGTTCAAAAGTCAATGGCTGCTTTTAATGCAAATGCTGTAGGAGTTGGTTCTGCCAGGAAGAAATATGAGGGCCTACTTCAAAAGTTCTTCAAAAAAGCATTTGAG GATTATAAGCGGAATGCATTTATGGAGGCAGACATACAATGCTCAAATGCCATACAGTCTATGGAAAAGAGGCTGAGGGCAGCTTGTAATGCTTCTGGTGCAACAATTGATAATGTTGCAAag GTTCTTGATGCTCTATTTTCAGAATATGAAAAGACTGTTCAAGGTCCAGCGAAGTGGCAGAAGCTTTCTGTCTTCTTGCAACAAAG TTTTGAAGGCCCAGTGCTTGACCTTGTTAAGAGGCTAACAGATAAAGTTGAATCAGAGAAGAATTCTGTTGCTTTACAATGTCGGATGATTGAAGACAAGATGGCCCTACTGAACAAGCGGCTGGAAGCCGTTGAGAACGAAAAGTCTGAGTACATTAGGCGATATGAGGATGCCATGAATGACAAGAAGAAACTAACCGATGAGTATATGAATCGCATAACTGATCTGCAGGCTAACCGTCGCTCACAGGAGGAGAGGTATTCTAGCTTATTAAAATCACTAGAGTCTGCCAAGCAAGAATCCGTGGAGTGGAAAAGAAAGTGTGAGCAAGCTATATTGAAGCAAAAAGCTGAGGAAGATCAAGCTAGTTCTGAAATAGCAGCCTTAAAGTCTCGGAGTAGTGCTGCTGAAGCAAGATTAGCAGCAGCAAAGGAACAAGCTCAGTCTGCTCAAGAGGAGGCTGAAGAGTGGAAGCGGAAGTGTGATTCTGCTATGAGGGATGCAAAGAATGCTCTAGAGAAGGCAGCTATTGCCCAAGAGCGCACAAACAAGCAGACACAGTTGAGGGAAGATGCTTTAAGAGAAGAATTCTCCGACACTTTGGCTGAAAAA GAAGATGAAATAAAGCAGAAGACTGCCAAAATTGAGCATGCTGAGAAGTGTTTAACAACTTTGAAGTTAGAATTGAAG GCTGCTGAATCTAAGATAAGGAGTTATGAAGGTGAAATATCATCATTAAGGACTGAAATTAATGAATTGACTGAGAATTTGAAAACAGAAAATGCTAAGGCCCAATCATATGAGAGGGATGCCATCGTGTATCAGCAGGAGAAGGAGCATTTGCAGGAGAAGTACCATTCTGAATTCAAAAGATTTGAGGAGCTTCAGGAAAGATGTAAAACTGCTGAAAAAGAAGCTGCAAGGGCCACTGAAGTGGCTGATAAAGCACGGTCTGAAGCAGGTATGGCCCAGAAGGAGAAGAGTGAGATGCAAAGACTGGCAATGGAGAGGCTGGCACATATTGAGAGGGCCGAGAGGAAAATTGAAGGTTTGGAGAGGGAGAAAGACAATCTGCAAAATGAATTGCAGAGAATTAAGGATTCCGAGAAGGATGCACTTAGCACAGTTGCAAAACTGGAAGAAAAGGTGCAACAGAGAGAGAAGGACTTGGAAATGCTTTTGGATAAAGATAAAACACACAGGCGAAATAATGCTCAGATTCTTGAACAGCTTTTAGAAACAGAACGACAAGCACATACACAGGCAAATGACCGGGCTGAGGCTCTCTCTCTCCAACTACAGTCTGCACAAGCCAAAATTGATTCTCTCCATCTGGAGCTGACTAAGTATCGATTGAATGAATCAGCATTTGATGGTAAAATGAAAGCTCCATCCCATGGTAAGCGGATGAGAGTAGATGATGAATTTGGTGTGGACTCTGTCCAAGACATGGATGCAAGCCCTCAAACTGTTAGGGGAAACAAGAGATCTAAAAGTACACACACGCAACCGGAAGATGGGGGTTCCATTTTTGAGGGTTCTGAGGAGAATTACAGTCAGCATACAAACCAGGAGGATTATAAAAAGCTTACAGTGGCGCAGCTTAAGCAAGAGCTGACAAAACATAACTATGGTGACCAGCTGCTTAAGTTGACTAAACCCAACAGAAAAGATATTCTTGCCCTGTACGAGAAATGTATTCTGCAGAAGTCATAG
- the LOC107480759 gene encoding auxin response factor 3 isoform X2 → MAGLIDLNTTEDDETPSYGSYAASPSSSSSHSGTSTASVSASAPVVPGSSSNSVCLELWHACAGSMISLPKKGTLVVYFPQGHSEQQLHDFPLSNNNNSIPPHVFCRVLDVKLHAEEGSDEVYCQVLLVPENEEGDIEADGEEEDTDAVMKATTPHMFCKTLTASDTSTHGGFSVPRRAAEDCFPPLDYSQQRPSQELVAKDLHGREWKFRHIYRGQPRRHLLTTGWSAFVNKKQLVSGDAVLFLRGADGELRLGIRRAGQLKSDGKFSALPHQQLNHSTPVEVINALSSRCAFSVHYNPRVSSSDFIIPVHKFLKSLDYSYSVGMRFRMRFETEDAADRRITGLIIGINDVDPVRWPGSKWRCLLVRWDDLETTRHNRVSPWEIEPSGSASTASSLMTAGLKRSKIGLPSVQLEFPVPNGISTSDFGESLRFQKVLQGQEILGVNNPVNGINAQCHQLSELRRCYPGFTTAGHGTIPQVSSDASCNGIGFGESFRFQKVLQGQEILPSQPYGNGRLGAFDGYQMLRSRNGWSAHMNSNSSHLHAPFSSGQLSSPSSVLMFQQAFNPVSNSDYSNKANQVKGGKALQRGSYASEVDGGTNASFPSYETTFHGKAQEGKNSFTFLNLHDQLGGSPRSPDSRSEPRGSQELVSSCKSNCRVFGFSLTEGAPVANEETDPSTVTFQLNSGPSFTRHCQ, encoded by the exons atGGCGGGTTTGATTGATCTCAACACCACGGAGGACGATGAAACGCCGTCGTATGGTTCCTACGCTGCTTCTCCATCTTCTTCCTCCTCGCACTCGGGAACAAGCACTGCTTCTGTTTCAGCTTCAGCTCCGGTTGTTCCTGGTTCTTCTTCTAACTCCGTGTGTTTGGAGCTGTGGCACGCGTGTGCAGGTTCAATGATCTCGTTGCCGAAGAAGGGAACTCTTGTTGTGTACTTCCCACAGGGACACTCTGAGCAGCAACTTCACGATTTTCCTCTCTCTAACAACAATAACAGCATCCCACCCCATGTGTTCTGTCGCGTTCTCGATGTTAAGCTCCAT GCAGAGGAAGGGAGTGATGAAGTGTATTGCCAGGTTTTGCTTGTTCCTGAAAATGAG GAAGGGGATATTGAGGCTGATGGTGAAGAGGAGGACACGGATGCTGTGATGAAGGCAACAACACCCCACATGTTTTGCAAGACTCTGACAGCTTCCGATACCAGCACTCATGGTGGATTCTCGGTTCCCCGTCGTGCAGCTGAAGATTGCTTTCCTCCACTG GATTATAGTCAACAGAGgccatcacaagagcttgtagCAAAGGATCTGCATGGCCGGGAATGGAAGTTTCGACATATTTACAGGG GGCAGCCACGAAGGCATTTGCTTACCACCGGATGGAGTGCATTTGTGAACAAGAAGCAGCTGGTGTCTGGAGATGCTGTCCTGTTTCTTAG GGGGGCAGATGGTGAACTGAGATTGGGAATTCGTAGGGCAGGTCAATTGAAAAGTGATGGTAAATTTTCAGCTCTCCCTCACCAGCAGTTGAATCATAGCACTCCTGTGGAAGTGATTAATGCTCTGTCTTCAAGATGTGCCTTCAGTGTTCACTATAACCCAAG GGTTAGTTCATCAGACTTCATCATACCTGTCCACAAATTCTTGAAGAGCCTTGATTATTCATATTCAGTTGGAATGAGGTTCAGGATGCGTTTTGAAACCGAAGATGCTGCAGATCGAAG AATCACAGGATTAATTATTGGGATTAATGATGTTGATCCTGTCAGATGGCCCGGATCAAAATGGAGATGCCTGCTG GTAAGGTGGGATGACTTAGAAACCACACGGCATAACAGGGTTTCTCCATGGGAGATTGAGCCATCAGGTTCTGCTTCCACTGCCAGTAGCCTGATGACAGCTGGTTTGAAGAGGAGCAAGATTGGATTGCCTTCAGTACAGCTAGAATTTCCAGTTCCCA ATGGCATCAGTACATCAGACTTTGGGGAATCACTAAGGTTCCAGAAGGTCTTGCAAGGTCAAGAAATTTTGGGTGTTAATAATCCTGTCAATGGTATTAATGCTCAGTGTCACCAATTATCGGAACTAAGAAGGTGCTATCCTGGATTTACCACAGCAGGACATGGTACAATCCCACAAGTGAGTTCCGATGCTTCCTGCAATGGCATAGGCTTTGGTGAATCTTTCCGATTCCAAAAGGTCTTGCAAGGTCAAGAAATACTTCCAAGCCAACCATATGGAAATGGTCGCCTCGGAGCTTTTGATGGTTACCAGATGCTAAGGTCCAGAAATGGATGGTCTGCGCATATGAATAGCAATTCTTCTCATTTGCATGCACCCTTTTCATCTGGTCAACTCTCATCTCCATCATCCGTGTTGATGTTCCAGCAAGCATTTAATCCAGTTTCAAACTCTGATTATAGCAACAAAGCTAATCAGGTGAAGGGTGGTAAAGCACTTCAACGAGGTTCATATGCTTCTGAAGTTGATGGTGGAACGAATGCTTCCTTCCCATCTTATGAGACAACTTTCCATGGGAAAGCTCAGGAAGGAAAAAATTCTTTCACTTTTTTAAATCTGCATGATCAGTTGGGTGGTAGTCCACGTTCACCTGATTCAAGATCAGAGCCGAGAGGAAGTCAAGAGCTGGTTTCTTCATGTAAAAGCAACTGCAGAGTCTTTGGTTTTTCACTAACCGAGGGTGCTCCCGTTGCAAATGAAGAGACTGACCCCTCTACAGTCACTTTTCAATTAAATTCTGGGCCTTCTTTTACAAGACATTGCCAATGA
- the LOC107480759 gene encoding auxin response factor 3 isoform X1 has protein sequence MAGLIDLNTTEDDETPSYGSYAASPSSSSSHSGTSTASVSASAPVVPGSSSNSVCLELWHACAGSMISLPKKGTLVVYFPQGHSEQQLHDFPLSNNNNSIPPHVFCRVLDVKLHAEEGSDEVYCQVLLVPENEQKFQEGDIEADGEEEDTDAVMKATTPHMFCKTLTASDTSTHGGFSVPRRAAEDCFPPLDYSQQRPSQELVAKDLHGREWKFRHIYRGQPRRHLLTTGWSAFVNKKQLVSGDAVLFLRGADGELRLGIRRAGQLKSDGKFSALPHQQLNHSTPVEVINALSSRCAFSVHYNPRVSSSDFIIPVHKFLKSLDYSYSVGMRFRMRFETEDAADRRITGLIIGINDVDPVRWPGSKWRCLLVRWDDLETTRHNRVSPWEIEPSGSASTASSLMTAGLKRSKIGLPSVQLEFPVPNGISTSDFGESLRFQKVLQGQEILGVNNPVNGINAQCHQLSELRRCYPGFTTAGHGTIPQVSSDASCNGIGFGESFRFQKVLQGQEILPSQPYGNGRLGAFDGYQMLRSRNGWSAHMNSNSSHLHAPFSSGQLSSPSSVLMFQQAFNPVSNSDYSNKANQVKGGKALQRGSYASEVDGGTNASFPSYETTFHGKAQEGKNSFTFLNLHDQLGGSPRSPDSRSEPRGSQELVSSCKSNCRVFGFSLTEGAPVANEETDPSTVTFQLNSGPSFTRHCQ, from the exons atGGCGGGTTTGATTGATCTCAACACCACGGAGGACGATGAAACGCCGTCGTATGGTTCCTACGCTGCTTCTCCATCTTCTTCCTCCTCGCACTCGGGAACAAGCACTGCTTCTGTTTCAGCTTCAGCTCCGGTTGTTCCTGGTTCTTCTTCTAACTCCGTGTGTTTGGAGCTGTGGCACGCGTGTGCAGGTTCAATGATCTCGTTGCCGAAGAAGGGAACTCTTGTTGTGTACTTCCCACAGGGACACTCTGAGCAGCAACTTCACGATTTTCCTCTCTCTAACAACAATAACAGCATCCCACCCCATGTGTTCTGTCGCGTTCTCGATGTTAAGCTCCAT GCAGAGGAAGGGAGTGATGAAGTGTATTGCCAGGTTTTGCTTGTTCCTGAAAATGAG CAAAAATTTCAGGAAGGGGATATTGAGGCTGATGGTGAAGAGGAGGACACGGATGCTGTGATGAAGGCAACAACACCCCACATGTTTTGCAAGACTCTGACAGCTTCCGATACCAGCACTCATGGTGGATTCTCGGTTCCCCGTCGTGCAGCTGAAGATTGCTTTCCTCCACTG GATTATAGTCAACAGAGgccatcacaagagcttgtagCAAAGGATCTGCATGGCCGGGAATGGAAGTTTCGACATATTTACAGGG GGCAGCCACGAAGGCATTTGCTTACCACCGGATGGAGTGCATTTGTGAACAAGAAGCAGCTGGTGTCTGGAGATGCTGTCCTGTTTCTTAG GGGGGCAGATGGTGAACTGAGATTGGGAATTCGTAGGGCAGGTCAATTGAAAAGTGATGGTAAATTTTCAGCTCTCCCTCACCAGCAGTTGAATCATAGCACTCCTGTGGAAGTGATTAATGCTCTGTCTTCAAGATGTGCCTTCAGTGTTCACTATAACCCAAG GGTTAGTTCATCAGACTTCATCATACCTGTCCACAAATTCTTGAAGAGCCTTGATTATTCATATTCAGTTGGAATGAGGTTCAGGATGCGTTTTGAAACCGAAGATGCTGCAGATCGAAG AATCACAGGATTAATTATTGGGATTAATGATGTTGATCCTGTCAGATGGCCCGGATCAAAATGGAGATGCCTGCTG GTAAGGTGGGATGACTTAGAAACCACACGGCATAACAGGGTTTCTCCATGGGAGATTGAGCCATCAGGTTCTGCTTCCACTGCCAGTAGCCTGATGACAGCTGGTTTGAAGAGGAGCAAGATTGGATTGCCTTCAGTACAGCTAGAATTTCCAGTTCCCA ATGGCATCAGTACATCAGACTTTGGGGAATCACTAAGGTTCCAGAAGGTCTTGCAAGGTCAAGAAATTTTGGGTGTTAATAATCCTGTCAATGGTATTAATGCTCAGTGTCACCAATTATCGGAACTAAGAAGGTGCTATCCTGGATTTACCACAGCAGGACATGGTACAATCCCACAAGTGAGTTCCGATGCTTCCTGCAATGGCATAGGCTTTGGTGAATCTTTCCGATTCCAAAAGGTCTTGCAAGGTCAAGAAATACTTCCAAGCCAACCATATGGAAATGGTCGCCTCGGAGCTTTTGATGGTTACCAGATGCTAAGGTCCAGAAATGGATGGTCTGCGCATATGAATAGCAATTCTTCTCATTTGCATGCACCCTTTTCATCTGGTCAACTCTCATCTCCATCATCCGTGTTGATGTTCCAGCAAGCATTTAATCCAGTTTCAAACTCTGATTATAGCAACAAAGCTAATCAGGTGAAGGGTGGTAAAGCACTTCAACGAGGTTCATATGCTTCTGAAGTTGATGGTGGAACGAATGCTTCCTTCCCATCTTATGAGACAACTTTCCATGGGAAAGCTCAGGAAGGAAAAAATTCTTTCACTTTTTTAAATCTGCATGATCAGTTGGGTGGTAGTCCACGTTCACCTGATTCAAGATCAGAGCCGAGAGGAAGTCAAGAGCTGGTTTCTTCATGTAAAAGCAACTGCAGAGTCTTTGGTTTTTCACTAACCGAGGGTGCTCCCGTTGCAAATGAAGAGACTGACCCCTCTACAGTCACTTTTCAATTAAATTCTGGGCCTTCTTTTACAAGACATTGCCAATGA